The Solanum pennellii chromosome 11, SPENNV200 genome contains a region encoding:
- the LOC107003405 gene encoding DNA repair protein RAD51 homolog 2, translating into MANKLLSEMGLPNSIANIFAARNLITAKDVFSLTEFELMELLDVDLAVVTSAMAHISEITCPPYQTALSLLEQRGQNENMAGHLPTSLKGLDNALCGGLPFGVVTELVGPAGIGKTQFCLKLSLLASLPSSYGGLDGSVVYIDTESKFSSRRMIEIGFHSFPEVFQTEGMAQEMAGRILVLRPTSLSEFTDSLQKIKVSLFQHGVKLLIIDSMAALLSGEGVQGPQRQHSLGWHISFIKSVAEFSRIPVVVTNQVRSQSRDGTSHYSFQEQSRGESPEAAAKLDSHLVAALGIHWAHAVSIRLIFESRSGQRFIKLAKSPVSPPLAFPFNITSSGISLLNDDGVEMPGPEIHSISCQGHNDVINFGSEMMH; encoded by the exons ATGGCGAACAAGCTCCTCAGCGAAATGGGTCTTCCCAACTCCATAGCCAACATTTTTGCTGCTCGTAACCTTATTACTGCTAAG GACGTATTTTCACTGACAGAATTTGAGTTGATGGAATTGCTAGATGTGGATTTGGCTGTAGTAACATCAGCGATGGCACACATCAGTGAAATTACATGCCCTCCGTACCAAACT GCACTGTCATTGTTGGAACAGCGTGGTCAAAATGAGAACATGGCTGGCCATCTTCCAACTTCTCTAAAAGGACTCGACAATGCTCTGTGTGGTGGACTTCCTTTTGGTGTTGTGACAGAGCTAGTGGGTCCAGCAGGCATTGGTAAAACCCAG TTCTGCTTGAAGCTTTCGTTACTAGCTTCTCTTCCTTCGAGTTATGGCGGCTTAGATGGTTCCGTAGTTTATATCGATACAGAATCCAAATTTAGTTCACGGAG GATGATAGAAATAGGATTTCATAGCTTCCCAGAAGTATTTCAGACAGAAGGGATGGCACAGGAG ATGGCTGGAAGGATCCTGGTTCTAAGGCCAACATCACTTTCTGAATTTACTGATAG TTTGCAGAAAATCAAAGTTTCACTATTTCAGCACGGTGTGAAATTGCTGATCATTGACAGCATGGCTGCTCTTCTTTCAGG TGAAGGTGTACAAGGACCTCAGAGACAACACTCATTGGGTTGGCATATATCATTTATTAA ATCAGTTGCAGAATTTTCACGAATTCCTGTAGTAGTGACCAATCAAGTGAGATCTCAAAGTCGTGATGGAACTTCCCATTATTCTTTCCAAG AGCAAAGCAGAGGTGAAAGTCCAGAAGCTGCCGCAAAACTTGATTCTCATCTTGTTGCTGCTTTAGGGATCCACTGGGCTCATGCTGTTAGTATTCGTCTTATATTTGAATCAAGATCAG GTCAAAGGTTCATAAAATTAGCAAAATCTCCAGTGTCTCCGCCTCTTGCATTCCCTTTCAACATAACTTCTTCTGGGATTTCATTGCTCAATGATGATGGAGTGGAAATGCCAGGGCCAGAGATACATTCAATAAGTTGTCAAG GTCACAACGATGTTATTAATTTCGGTAGTGAAATGATGCATTGA